One stretch of Nicotiana tabacum cultivar K326 chromosome 18, ASM71507v2, whole genome shotgun sequence DNA includes these proteins:
- the LOC107812732 gene encoding uncharacterized protein LOC107812732, which yields MYETSEYHKRIFTSTTCTQQIDSLGNVLYGAGSDLIKSELGVYGEKFFGSSSAYVQSNISRYISNPQYYFQVNEEYVKNKLKVILFPFLHKGHWMRTADLAGGEFSFKPPIYDINAPDLYIPIMAFGTYLVLAGYFLGITTKFSPEALGVQFTTGLLCWLLQILLLEATLHSLGSGEVPLLDMVSYGGYIFVAASVILIARIIWDYAFHLITFFECFCMGIFLIKTMKRILIAEVRRFEKHSTKRNYLLLFMALSQIPLLFWLGNVGVGAK from the exons ATGTATGAAACATCAGAATATCACAAAAGGATTTTCACATCAACAACTTGTACTCAGCAAATTGATTCACTTGGGAATGTATTATATGGTGCTGGATCTGATCTTATCAAAAGTGAGCTTGGTGTTTATGGGGAGAAATTTTTTGGTTCAAGTTCTGCCTATGTTCAAAGCAAT ATTAGCAGATACATTTCGAATCCTCAGTACTATTTTCAAGTGAATGAAGAATACGTGAAGAATAAACTGAAGGTGATTTTATTCCCATTTCTTCACAAG GGACATTGGATGAGAACTGCTGATTTGGCTGGAGGAGAATTTTCATTTAAACCTCCAATTTATGATATTAATGCACCTGATTTGTACATTCCAATTATGGCTTTTGGTACTTATTTGGTTCTTGCTGGCTACTTCTTGGGCATTACCACCAA ATTTAGTCCAGAAGCTTTAGGTGTACAATTCACAACAGGACTACTTTGTTGGCTTTTGCAAATCCTTttacttgaggcaacattacacTCTTTAGGAAGTGGAGAAGTGCCACTTCTTGACATGGTTTCCTATGGTGGCTACATTTTTGTAGCAGCATCAGTCATTTTAATTGCTAGGATTATTTGGGATTATGCATTTCATTTAATTACATTTTTTGAATGCTTTTGCATGGGAATTTTCTTAATAAAAACCATGAAAAGAATCCTAATTGCAGAAGTTAGGCGCTTTGAGAAGCATTCCACTAAGAGAAATTACCTTTTGCTTTTCATGGCTTTGTCTCAAATTCCTTTGCTTTTTTGGTTGGGAAATGTTGGTGTTGGAGCTAAGTGA